A genomic stretch from Nocardia wallacei includes:
- a CDS encoding TetR/AcrR family transcriptional regulator: MTKRRAKTRQRLQDAAFEAFADEGFGRCTVEQICERAGFTRGAFYSNFTSLEELFLAMWEQRSGQLLHEMTAVLADETAGSGTDLREDVERVLRAVPLDEKWFRITFEFTAHALRNPSLRRVMAAREQAIDAALRPVVTELLARAGRTVTDPAALGRALVAVHDGTATQCLMEPDSDTARRQRVDLFTHVVLAYSEPREP; the protein is encoded by the coding sequence ATGACCAAGCGCCGGGCCAAGACCCGGCAGCGGCTGCAGGACGCGGCCTTCGAGGCGTTCGCCGACGAGGGGTTCGGGCGCTGCACCGTGGAACAGATCTGCGAGCGCGCCGGATTCACCCGCGGCGCCTTCTACTCCAACTTCACCTCGCTGGAGGAACTGTTCCTGGCGATGTGGGAGCAGCGATCGGGACAGCTGCTGCACGAGATGACCGCAGTACTCGCGGACGAGACGGCCGGGTCCGGCACCGACCTGCGCGAGGACGTCGAACGCGTATTGCGCGCGGTCCCCTTGGACGAGAAGTGGTTCCGGATCACCTTCGAATTCACCGCACACGCGTTGCGCAATCCGTCGCTGCGGCGCGTGATGGCCGCCCGCGAGCAGGCGATCGACGCGGCGCTGCGCCCGGTGGTGACCGAACTGCTGGCACGAGCGGGCCGCACGGTCACCGACCCGGCGGCGCTCGGCCGCGCTTTGGTCGCCGTGCACGACGGCACCGCCACCCAGTGCCTGATGGAACCCGACAGCGACACGGCCCGCCGTCAACGCGTCGACTTGTTCACCCACGTGGTGCTGGCCTACAGCGAACCACGAGAGCCGTAG
- a CDS encoding amino acid permease — protein sequence MEEMTGTAREGLRTGLRRRHMTMLAIGGAVGAGLFVGSGSVIKTAGPAAVVSYTVAGVLVLCVLRALGEMVVARPVAGSLAEYARMALGPFAGFTVGWLYWYMYVILVGAEATAGAAILAEWIDLPQWTLAAALLVVMTAVNLISVRSFGEFEFWFASIKVAAIVVFLVLGVLYVLGWWPNGRAGVGNLTAHGGFVPNGWDGVLSAIVVVIFAFGGTEIVTLAAAESAEPGRAVARATSNVLWRVGLFYVASILLVVTILPWDDAKVLTSPFVSALDTMGVPAAGTVMQVVILTAVLSVLNSAIYVSSRMLYVLTRDGDAPAGLVRVNRRGVPARAVLLGTVAAWCAVVASYVSPDRVFTFLVNSIGVLLAFLYLAVMFSQLRLRTRLQREDPAALTYRLWLHPYLSWAVIAVLGAVLVFAALMSSMRTQLISSAVAVVIAAAAYPLRARLGATLPLREVSVLKR from the coding sequence ATGGAGGAGATGACCGGCACCGCGCGCGAGGGGCTGCGCACGGGTCTGCGCCGTCGGCACATGACGATGCTCGCGATCGGGGGCGCGGTGGGCGCCGGGCTGTTCGTGGGCAGCGGCTCGGTCATCAAGACGGCCGGCCCGGCGGCGGTGGTGTCCTACACGGTGGCCGGGGTGCTGGTGTTGTGCGTGTTGCGGGCCCTGGGTGAGATGGTGGTGGCCCGGCCGGTGGCGGGCTCGCTGGCCGAGTACGCGCGAATGGCGTTGGGGCCTTTCGCCGGATTCACCGTCGGCTGGCTCTACTGGTACATGTACGTGATCCTGGTCGGCGCCGAGGCCACGGCGGGCGCGGCGATTCTGGCCGAGTGGATCGATCTGCCGCAGTGGACCCTGGCGGCCGCGCTGCTGGTCGTGATGACGGCGGTGAATCTGATCTCGGTGCGGTCGTTCGGGGAGTTCGAGTTCTGGTTCGCCTCCATCAAGGTCGCCGCCATCGTGGTGTTCCTGGTCCTCGGGGTGCTGTACGTGCTGGGCTGGTGGCCGAACGGCCGTGCGGGAGTGGGCAATCTGACCGCGCACGGCGGTTTCGTGCCCAACGGGTGGGACGGGGTGCTGTCGGCGATCGTGGTGGTGATCTTCGCCTTCGGCGGCACCGAGATCGTGACGCTGGCCGCCGCCGAGAGCGCCGAACCCGGGAGGGCCGTGGCGCGGGCGACCAGCAATGTGCTGTGGCGGGTCGGGCTGTTCTACGTGGCGTCGATCCTACTGGTGGTGACGATCCTGCCGTGGGACGACGCGAAGGTGCTGACCAGTCCGTTCGTCAGTGCGCTGGACACCATGGGGGTTCCGGCGGCGGGCACGGTGATGCAGGTGGTGATCCTGACCGCGGTGCTGTCGGTGCTGAACTCCGCGATCTACGTGTCCTCCCGCATGCTCTACGTGCTCACCCGCGACGGTGACGCCCCGGCCGGTCTGGTGCGGGTCAACCGACGTGGTGTCCCGGCGCGGGCGGTACTGCTCGGCACGGTCGCCGCGTGGTGCGCGGTGGTGGCCTCCTACGTCTCCCCGGACCGTGTCTTCACCTTCCTGGTGAATTCCATCGGCGTCCTGCTGGCCTTCCTCTACCTCGCGGTGATGTTCTCCCAGTTGCGTTTACGCACCCGCCTGCAACGCGAGGACCCCGCCGCCCTCACCTACCGCCTGTGGTTGCACCCCTACCTGAGCTGGGCGGTGATCGCGGTACTCGGCGCGGTCCTGGTCTTCGCCGCCCTCATGTCCTCCATGCGCACCCAACTCATCTCCTCCGCCGTCGCCGTCGTGATCGCGGCCGCCGCCTATCCGCTGCGCGCTCGGCTCGGCGCTACCCTACCGCTGCGCGAGGTCTCGGTCCTGAAGCGTTGA
- the hsaB gene encoding 3-hydroxy-9,10-secoandrosta-1,3,5(10)-triene-9,17-dione monooxygenase reductase subunit encodes MTADGVAEFPEIDARQFRNVLGQFCTGITVITTFGDDGAPVGFACQSFAALSLEPPLVLFCPTKGSRTWAAIEQAGKFCVNVLAEEQQQVCARFGSREPDKFAGIDWRPSDLELPLLDDALATIQCTVSSVVDGGDHHIVIGRVLALSESTDSGRPLLFYRGQYTAIEPEKTVPAPWRADLEHFLTTTTLDTWL; translated from the coding sequence ATGACGGCGGACGGCGTGGCCGAGTTTCCGGAGATCGACGCCCGGCAGTTCCGGAACGTGCTGGGGCAGTTCTGCACCGGTATCACGGTGATCACGACGTTCGGCGACGACGGTGCGCCGGTCGGATTCGCCTGCCAGTCCTTCGCCGCCCTGTCCCTCGAGCCGCCCCTGGTGCTGTTCTGCCCCACCAAGGGCTCACGCACCTGGGCGGCCATCGAGCAGGCGGGCAAGTTCTGCGTGAACGTGCTCGCCGAGGAACAACAGCAGGTGTGCGCACGCTTCGGCTCCCGCGAACCCGACAAGTTCGCCGGAATCGACTGGCGCCCCTCGGACCTGGAGCTCCCGCTCCTGGACGACGCCCTCGCCACGATCCAGTGCACAGTGTCGAGCGTCGTCGACGGCGGCGATCACCACATCGTGATCGGCCGAGTCCTGGCCCTGTCGGAGTCCACCGACTCCGGCAGGCCGCTGTTGTTCTACCGAGGCCAATACACCGCCATCGAACCGGAGAAAACCGTCCCCGCCCCCTGGCGAGCCGACCTCGAGCACTTCCTCACCACCACAACCCTCGACACCTGGTTGTGA
- the hsaC gene encoding iron-dependent extradiol dioxygenase HsaC gives MGIRALGYMRIEATDMAAWREYGLKVLGMMEGDGPDSEALYLRMDEFAARLVIVPGERDRLLVSGWEVANAAELQELRERLSAAGVAFKEATKEELADRRVEGMIRFEDPSGNTLEAFYGMQYLARRFVSPYGHKFVTAEQGLGHVVLTCTDDAAAQEFYQGVLGFRLRDSMRLPPQMVGRDADGEPAWLRFYGCNPRHHALAFLPLPNPTGIVHLMVEVENSDDVGLCLDRALRRKVKMSATLGRHINDKMLSFYMKTPGGFDIEFGCEGLEVEDENWIARESTAVSLWGHDFSIGFK, from the coding sequence ATGGGTATTCGAGCGCTGGGATACATGCGCATCGAAGCCACCGACATGGCGGCCTGGCGGGAGTACGGGCTCAAGGTGCTCGGCATGATGGAGGGCGACGGCCCCGACTCCGAGGCGCTCTACCTGCGCATGGACGAGTTCGCGGCGCGGCTGGTGATCGTGCCCGGCGAGCGGGATCGGCTGCTGGTATCGGGCTGGGAGGTCGCCAACGCGGCCGAGCTGCAAGAACTTCGGGAGCGGCTGTCGGCCGCCGGGGTGGCGTTCAAGGAAGCCACGAAGGAGGAACTCGCCGACCGCCGCGTCGAGGGAATGATCCGGTTCGAGGACCCGTCCGGCAACACGCTGGAGGCGTTCTACGGAATGCAGTACCTCGCCCGGCGTTTCGTGAGTCCCTACGGCCACAAGTTCGTCACCGCCGAGCAAGGCCTGGGCCACGTGGTGCTCACCTGCACCGACGACGCGGCGGCGCAGGAGTTCTACCAGGGCGTGCTGGGCTTCCGGCTGCGGGACTCGATGCGGCTGCCGCCGCAGATGGTCGGCCGCGATGCCGACGGCGAGCCCGCCTGGCTGCGGTTCTACGGCTGTAACCCGCGTCACCACGCGCTGGCGTTCCTGCCGCTGCCGAACCCCACCGGTATCGTGCACCTCATGGTCGAGGTGGAGAACTCCGACGATGTCGGGCTCTGCCTGGATCGCGCGCTGCGGCGCAAGGTGAAGATGTCGGCCACCCTCGGCCGCCACATCAACGACAAGATGCTGTCGTTCTACATGAAGACGCCCGGTGGTTTCGACATCGAATTCGGTTGCGAAGGACTGGAAGTCGAGGACGAGAACTGGATCGCCCGGGAGTCGACCGCGGTCAGCCTGTGGGGTCACGACTTCAGCATCGGATTCAAGTAG
- a CDS encoding Rieske 2Fe-2S domain-containing protein, with protein sequence MAGTPPRGGKVREIDVGATPTRYARGWHCLGLAAPFRDGKPHAVQVFGTKLVVWADRNGEIQVLDSYCRHLGGDLSMGEIKGDSIACPFHDWRWGGNGRCTSIPYARRVPPLARTRSWTTMERNGQLFVWHDHEGNPPPPEVDIPYIKGPYSDAEGNFTDQLNSGWTDWTWESMLIEGANCREIIDNVVDMAHFFYIHYAFPTFFKNVFEGHIATQYLETKGRPDIGMASKYGGDTLLKSEASYFGPSYMINPLTNIYSGFEVNSVLINCHYPVSQDSFVLQWGITLEKPKGVEGEMADKLAKKMTEGISVGFLQDVEIWKHKSKIDNPLLCEEDGPVYQLRRWYEQFYVDVADIDPKMVQRFEFEVDTTKANEVWEAEVAENLRRKREEESADKQEATA encoded by the coding sequence ATGGCAGGAACCCCACCACGGGGCGGGAAGGTCCGTGAGATCGACGTCGGGGCCACCCCCACCCGTTACGCGCGGGGCTGGCATTGCCTGGGTCTGGCCGCACCGTTCCGCGACGGCAAGCCGCACGCCGTGCAGGTGTTCGGCACCAAGCTCGTCGTGTGGGCCGACAGGAACGGTGAGATCCAGGTGCTGGACTCCTACTGCCGGCACCTGGGCGGCGACCTGAGCATGGGCGAGATCAAGGGCGACTCCATCGCCTGTCCGTTTCACGACTGGCGCTGGGGCGGCAACGGCCGCTGCACCTCGATTCCGTACGCGCGCCGGGTGCCGCCGCTGGCCCGTACCCGTTCGTGGACCACGATGGAACGCAACGGGCAGCTGTTCGTCTGGCACGACCACGAGGGCAACCCGCCGCCGCCGGAAGTCGACATCCCCTACATCAAGGGGCCCTACAGCGACGCCGAGGGCAACTTCACCGACCAGCTCAACAGCGGCTGGACGGACTGGACGTGGGAGTCGATGCTGATCGAGGGCGCCAACTGCCGCGAGATCATCGACAACGTCGTCGACATGGCGCACTTCTTCTACATCCACTACGCGTTCCCCACCTTCTTCAAGAACGTCTTCGAGGGGCACATCGCCACGCAGTACCTCGAGACCAAGGGACGCCCGGATATCGGCATGGCCTCCAAGTACGGCGGTGACACGCTGCTGAAGTCGGAAGCCTCCTACTTCGGCCCGTCGTACATGATCAACCCGCTGACCAACATCTACAGCGGGTTCGAGGTCAACAGCGTGCTGATCAACTGCCACTACCCGGTGTCGCAGGACTCGTTCGTGCTGCAGTGGGGCATCACCCTGGAGAAGCCCAAGGGCGTCGAGGGGGAGATGGCCGACAAGCTGGCGAAGAAGATGACCGAGGGCATCAGCGTCGGCTTCCTGCAGGACGTGGAGATCTGGAAGCACAAGTCCAAGATCGACAACCCGCTGCTGTGCGAGGAGGACGGCCCGGTCTACCAGCTGCGCCGCTGGTACGAGCAGTTCTACGTCGACGTCGCCGATATCGACCCGAAGATGGTGCAGCGCTTCGAATTCGAGGTCGACACCACCAAGGCCAACGAGGTCTGGGAGGCGGAGGTCGCCGAGAACCTGCGGCGCAAGCGGGAGGAAGAGTCGGCCGACAAGCAGGAGGCGACCGCCTGA
- a CDS encoding cupin domain-containing protein, translating into MTERPALAAALDLRPHPEGGWYRETWRSPVRFVPDGYDGPRAAATAIHFLLLPGERSAPHTVRSDEVWLWHRGGPLLLDIGGEEIILGPDVEHGQLLQAVVPGGVSQAARPATDEYALVSCIVSPGFDFTDFRLD; encoded by the coding sequence ATGACCGAGCGCCCCGCGTTGGCGGCCGCCCTGGACCTGCGACCGCATCCCGAGGGCGGCTGGTACCGCGAAACCTGGCGCAGCCCGGTCCGATTCGTGCCCGACGGCTACGACGGCCCCCGCGCGGCGGCGACGGCGATCCACTTCCTGCTGCTACCCGGCGAGCGGTCGGCCCCGCACACCGTCCGCTCCGACGAGGTGTGGCTGTGGCACCGCGGCGGCCCGCTCCTGCTCGACATCGGAGGCGAGGAGATAATCCTCGGCCCCGACGTCGAACACGGCCAACTCCTGCAAGCCGTGGTGCCGGGCGGCGTCAGCCAGGCGGCACGCCCCGCTACCGACGAGTACGCCCTGGTCAGTTGCATAGTCTCGCCCGGCTTCGACTTCACCGACTTCCGCCTGGACTAG
- a CDS encoding DUF5615 family PIN-like protein produces the protein MRFLVDAQLPRRLALFLATAGHDATHTLDLPDANRTPDSEIAAIADRDGRTVVTKDNDFLIGHLLERSPKSLLIVVTGNIANNVLLALFEKHLDEIVCSLANSSVVELGRDRLIAHADRGPDR, from the coding sequence GTGAGGTTTCTGGTCGACGCGCAGCTGCCACGGCGGTTGGCGCTCTTCCTCGCGACAGCCGGACACGACGCCACCCATACGCTGGACCTTCCGGATGCGAATCGCACACCGGACAGCGAGATCGCGGCCATCGCCGACCGAGACGGTCGCACCGTCGTCACCAAGGACAACGACTTCCTGATCGGTCATCTGCTAGAACGCAGTCCCAAGTCGCTGCTCATCGTCGTTACGGGCAACATCGCCAACAATGTACTTCTCGCTCTCTTCGAGAAGCATCTGGACGAGATCGTCTGTTCACTCGCCAACAGTTCGGTGGTCGAACTGGGCCGCGACCGGCTCATTGCACACGCCGATCGCGGCCCTGACAGGTAG
- a CDS encoding MFS transporter, with amino-acid sequence MSTTLSPRAATDAPATARTEQPKSVWAVAFASVIAFMGIGLVDPILKPIGEQLHASPSQVTLLFTSYMLVTGVAMLITGVISSRFGAKKTLLAGLAVIVVFAALAGSSGTVGQIVGFRAGWGLGNALFIATALATIVGAATGGVARAIILYEAALGIGIAAGPLVGGFLGGFSWRAPFFGVSALMAIAFVAIVALLPQSPKPAHRTSIVAPFKALRFPGLLLVSVTALLYNYGFFTLLAYTPFPLDMGTYAIGFIFFGWGLALALASVVFAPRLQRAFGTVRMIALALALFAADLAVMAVWADHKPVLIVGTVLAGLFLGVNNTLITEAVMISAPVERSTASAAYSFVRFAGGAAAPYLAGKLGEHQMALPFWVGAACTALGVVILLTFRHVLSHVDDHDPAEHSVTEAEAITVGDD; translated from the coding sequence ATGAGCACCACTCTCTCGCCGCGCGCCGCCACCGACGCGCCCGCCACCGCGAGAACCGAACAGCCGAAATCCGTGTGGGCCGTGGCCTTCGCCTCGGTGATCGCCTTCATGGGGATCGGGCTGGTCGACCCCATTCTCAAACCGATCGGTGAGCAGCTGCACGCCTCGCCGTCCCAGGTGACACTGCTGTTCACCAGCTACATGCTGGTCACGGGCGTGGCCATGCTGATCACCGGCGTGATCTCGAGCCGCTTCGGGGCCAAGAAGACCTTGCTCGCCGGGCTCGCCGTCATCGTGGTGTTCGCGGCGCTGGCGGGCAGTTCCGGCACGGTCGGGCAGATCGTCGGCTTCCGCGCCGGGTGGGGCCTGGGCAACGCGCTGTTCATCGCGACCGCACTGGCCACCATCGTGGGCGCGGCCACCGGCGGCGTGGCGCGGGCCATCATCCTGTACGAGGCCGCGCTCGGCATCGGTATCGCCGCCGGTCCGCTGGTCGGCGGCTTCCTCGGCGGATTCAGCTGGCGCGCACCGTTCTTCGGTGTCTCGGCGCTGATGGCGATCGCCTTCGTCGCGATCGTGGCGCTGCTGCCGCAGAGCCCGAAGCCCGCTCACCGCACCTCGATCGTGGCGCCGTTCAAGGCGCTGCGCTTCCCCGGTCTGCTATTGGTGAGCGTCACCGCGCTGCTGTACAACTACGGCTTCTTCACCCTGCTCGCCTACACCCCGTTCCCGCTGGACATGGGCACCTACGCGATCGGATTCATCTTCTTCGGCTGGGGCCTGGCGCTGGCACTGGCCTCGGTGGTGTTCGCGCCCCGGCTGCAACGCGCCTTCGGCACCGTCCGCATGATCGCGCTGGCCTTGGCGTTGTTCGCGGCGGACCTGGCCGTGATGGCGGTCTGGGCCGACCACAAGCCGGTGCTGATCGTCGGCACCGTACTGGCGGGTCTGTTCCTCGGCGTCAACAACACCCTGATCACCGAGGCCGTCATGATCTCCGCTCCCGTCGAGCGCTCCACCGCCTCGGCCGCCTACAGCTTCGTCCGCTTCGCCGGTGGCGCGGCCGCCCCGTACCTGGCGGGCAAGCTGGGCGAACACCAGATGGCCCTCCCGTTTTGGGTCGGCGCCGCCTGCACCGCCCTCGGCGTCGTGATCCTCCTGACCTTCCGCCACGTCCTGTCCCACGTCGACGACCACGACCCGGCCGAACACAGCGTCACCGAGGCCGAGGCCATCACGGTCGGCGACGACTGA
- the hsaA gene encoding 3-hydroxy-9,10-secoandrosta-1,3,5(10)-triene-9,17-dione monooxygenase oxygenase subunit — protein sequence MTQEVTERVEALLPTLRERAQEAEDLRRIPDETMKALQATGFFRLVQPKQWGGYAADPVIFYDTVRKIASACGSTGWVAGIIGIHNWHLALFDQQAQEDVWGEDTEVRISSSYAPMGAGAVTDGGYTVNGSWAWSSGCEHADWVFVGGPVIKDGKPVDFGSFLIPRSDYRIDDVWNVVGLKGTGSNTVVVDNVFVPRHRFLSFRAMSELTAPGLAQNTDPVYKMPWGTIHPTTISAPIVGMAYGALEAHVEHQGKRIRAAYAGEKAKEDPFAKVRIAEAASDIDAAWRQLSGNVADEYALLVAGEDIPFDIRARARRDQVRATGRAISSIDKLFESSGATALANGTPLQRFWRDAHAGRVHAANDPERAYVMYGTHAFGLPVTDGMV from the coding sequence ATGACGCAAGAAGTAACTGAGCGGGTCGAAGCGCTGTTGCCGACGCTGCGCGAACGTGCGCAGGAGGCAGAGGATCTACGCCGAATCCCCGACGAGACCATGAAGGCGCTACAGGCCACCGGCTTCTTCCGTTTGGTGCAGCCGAAGCAGTGGGGTGGCTACGCCGCCGATCCGGTGATCTTCTACGACACCGTCCGCAAGATCGCCAGCGCGTGCGGGTCCACCGGCTGGGTGGCGGGCATCATCGGCATCCACAACTGGCATCTGGCGCTGTTCGACCAGCAGGCGCAGGAGGACGTCTGGGGTGAGGACACCGAGGTGCGGATCTCGTCGTCCTACGCCCCCATGGGCGCGGGCGCCGTCACCGACGGCGGATACACGGTCAACGGCTCGTGGGCCTGGTCGTCGGGCTGCGAGCACGCGGACTGGGTATTCGTCGGTGGCCCGGTGATCAAGGACGGCAAGCCGGTGGACTTCGGCAGCTTCCTGATCCCGCGCAGCGACTACCGCATCGACGACGTGTGGAATGTGGTGGGGCTCAAGGGCACCGGCTCCAACACCGTCGTGGTGGACAACGTGTTCGTGCCGCGGCACCGCTTCCTGTCCTTCCGCGCCATGAGCGAGCTGACCGCGCCCGGCCTGGCGCAGAACACCGACCCGGTATACAAGATGCCTTGGGGCACAATCCATCCCACCACCATCTCGGCGCCGATCGTGGGCATGGCCTACGGCGCGCTGGAGGCGCACGTGGAGCACCAGGGCAAGCGCATCCGCGCCGCGTACGCCGGTGAGAAGGCCAAGGAGGACCCGTTCGCCAAGGTCCGCATCGCCGAGGCGGCCAGTGATATCGACGCCGCCTGGCGGCAGCTGTCGGGCAATGTGGCCGACGAGTACGCGCTGCTGGTGGCGGGCGAGGACATCCCGTTCGACATCCGGGCGCGGGCCCGCCGCGACCAGGTGCGCGCCACCGGCCGGGCGATCTCCTCGATCGACAAGCTGTTCGAAAGCTCGGGTGCCACCGCGCTGGCCAATGGCACTCCACTGCAACGATTCTGGCGCGACGCGCACGCGGGGCGGGTACACGCGGCCAACGACCCCGAGCGCGCCTATGTCATGTACGGCACGCACGCCTTCGGGCTGCCGGTCACCGACGGGATGGTGTAA
- a CDS encoding SIR2 family NAD-dependent protein deacylase translates to MTTGWRGRTGPIGVLTGAGISTDSGIPDFRGPRGVWTEDPIAELLSTYQNYVADPELRQRAWLARRDNPAWRAEPNDAHRALARLGRERDVRIITQNIDRLHQRAGTPPESVVEIHGNMFEVVCVGCDFTATMEDTLRRVAAGEADPPCPVCGGILKAATVMFGQQMDPGAVHEARQIALDSDIFLAIGSSLQVEPAASMCAVAVENGAALIIVNAEPTPYDPWATEIVREPIGTAVPELVEQLLGGA, encoded by the coding sequence ATGACCACAGGGTGGCGAGGGCGGACCGGCCCCATCGGCGTGCTCACCGGCGCGGGCATCTCCACCGACTCCGGCATCCCCGACTTCCGCGGGCCGCGCGGCGTCTGGACCGAGGACCCGATCGCGGAACTGCTGTCCACCTATCAGAACTACGTGGCCGATCCGGAACTGCGGCAGCGCGCCTGGCTGGCCCGCCGCGACAATCCGGCCTGGCGGGCCGAACCCAACGACGCGCACCGCGCGCTGGCCCGGCTCGGGCGCGAGCGGGACGTCCGGATCATCACGCAGAACATCGATCGCCTGCACCAGCGGGCCGGTACGCCGCCGGAATCGGTGGTGGAGATCCACGGGAACATGTTCGAAGTCGTCTGTGTCGGTTGCGATTTCACCGCGACGATGGAGGACACGCTGCGCCGGGTGGCGGCCGGGGAGGCCGATCCGCCGTGCCCGGTCTGCGGCGGCATTCTCAAGGCGGCCACCGTCATGTTCGGCCAGCAGATGGACCCGGGTGCGGTGCACGAGGCGCGGCAGATCGCGCTGGACAGCGATATCTTCCTGGCCATCGGCAGTTCGCTGCAGGTGGAGCCCGCCGCGTCGATGTGCGCCGTCGCGGTGGAGAACGGCGCGGCGCTGATCATCGTCAATGCCGAGCCCACACCCTACGATCCGTGGGCCACCGAGATCGTCCGCGAACCGATCGGCACCGCCGTACCCGAACTGGTCGAGCAACTGCTCGGCGGCGCGTAG
- a CDS encoding DUF433 domain-containing protein: MSHLDRITSDPDICHGKPVVRGLRYPVEMLLDLLAAGMSNDEILEDYPDLERDDLLAALEYAALVTARRTTIPFDAA; encoded by the coding sequence ATGTCCCACCTGGACCGCATTACCTCTGATCCGGATATCTGCCACGGCAAGCCGGTCGTGAGAGGACTGCGCTACCCCGTCGAGATGCTCTTGGATCTGCTCGCGGCGGGCATGAGCAACGACGAGATCCTCGAGGACTACCCCGACCTGGAACGGGACGATCTGCTTGCCGCACTCGAGTACGCGGCACTGGTGACCGCCCGCAGGACCACCATCCCCTTCGACGCGGCGTGA
- the hsaD gene encoding 4,5:9,10-diseco-3-hydroxy-5,9,17-trioxoandrosta-1(10),2-diene-4-oate hydrolase: MTAVSELTFESTSKYAQVRPDLKLHYHEAGVGNGPTIVLLHGGGPGASSWSNFARNIDVLAQSFHVLAVDQPGFGLSDKPTEHPQYFVHSSSALKDLLDTLDITDRVHLLGNSLGGGTAVRFALDYPDRAGKLVLMGPGGLSTNLFAPDPTEGVKALGKFNVEPTRENLETFLRIMVFDQTLITPELIEERFASASQPESLAATRAMGKSFASADFEKGMLWREAYKLRQPVLLIWGREDRVNPIDGALVALKTIPRAQLHVFGQCGHWAQRERFDEFNRLTVDFLTPKEK; the protein is encoded by the coding sequence ATGACCGCGGTATCCGAGCTGACGTTCGAGTCCACCTCGAAGTACGCGCAGGTCCGCCCGGACCTGAAGCTGCACTACCACGAGGCGGGCGTGGGCAACGGCCCGACGATCGTGCTGCTGCACGGCGGCGGGCCCGGCGCCTCGTCCTGGTCGAACTTCGCCCGCAATATCGACGTGCTGGCGCAGAGTTTTCACGTGCTGGCCGTGGATCAGCCCGGATTCGGGTTGTCGGACAAGCCGACCGAGCATCCGCAGTACTTTGTGCACAGCTCGTCGGCGCTGAAGGACCTGCTCGACACCCTCGACATCACCGATCGCGTACACCTGCTGGGCAATTCGCTCGGCGGCGGCACGGCGGTGCGATTCGCACTCGACTACCCCGACCGCGCGGGCAAGCTCGTGCTGATGGGACCGGGCGGGTTGAGCACCAACCTGTTCGCGCCCGACCCGACCGAGGGCGTGAAGGCGCTGGGCAAGTTCAACGTCGAGCCGACCCGGGAGAATCTCGAGACGTTCCTGCGGATCATGGTCTTCGACCAGACGCTGATCACGCCGGAGCTGATCGAGGAGCGCTTCGCCTCGGCGTCGCAGCCGGAGTCGCTGGCGGCCACCCGCGCGATGGGTAAGTCGTTCGCCTCGGCCGACTTCGAGAAGGGCATGCTCTGGCGCGAGGCCTACAAGCTGCGCCAGCCGGTGCTGCTGATCTGGGGTCGCGAGGACCGGGTGAATCCGATCGACGGCGCACTCGTCGCCCTGAAGACGATTCCGCGGGCACAACTGCACGTGTTCGGGCAGTGTGGGCACTGGGCGCAGCGTGAACGTTTCGACGAGTTCAACCGGCTCACAGTGGATTTCCTCACTCCGAAGGAGAAGTGA